In Zygosaccharomyces rouxii strain CBS732 chromosome D complete sequence, one DNA window encodes the following:
- the MSL5 gene encoding mRNA splicing protein MSL5 (similar to uniprot|Q12186 Saccharomyces cerevisiae YLR116W MSL5 Component of the commitment complex which defines the first step in the splicing pathway essential protein that interacts with Mud2p and Prp40p forming a bridge between the intron ends also involved in nuclear retention of pre-mRNA) yields the protein MSNSLSEANDGLWEYSQQKNGQEFYNPLATKITGPLTQEQLAAYQIMFRIQEITSLLRSNNLKPPERRNRSPSPPPAYDARGKRINTREQRYAKKLEEERHRLVEVALRLIPHFVAPEDYKRPTKFQDKYYIPVNDYPSINFVGLLLGPRGNTLRKLQENSGCKIAIRGRGSVKEGKNAYDLPKGAMNFSDPLHCLVIADSEDKIQQGIKLCEGVVIKAVTSPEGQNDLKRGQLRELAELNGILREDNRPCPICGLQGHKRYECPNMETFAQKVICRRCGQPGHVTIDCTAQLPPHGDSRQSRYDSFRDSSRQAPRFNTTYDSPTTSYRSRYSRRGQEPSQPAPDYGTPLNVPPGLEPNSSVLAVPGMLSTPEDSLTPAPVESASGSSEQSKLIDNGTNKAPGLSAVPGMDAPLAGLSGPPGLPVSDKPPGLDIQGPPGVDFQAPGTGDLQGPPGAEYQPPGGGGLQGPPGSELQPPGDLEGPPGLESQISPSSYGFNEAQPEEGGLSGPPGM from the coding sequence ATGTCAAATTCACTATCAGAAGCTAATGATGGGCTTTGGGAGTATTCTCAACAGAAGAATGGACAGGAATTTTACAATCCGCTGGCAACGAAGATAACGGGACCATTAACTCAAGAACAGCTAGCAGCTTATCAAATAATGTTCAGAATCCAAGAGATAACTTCACTACTACGCTCGAATAATTTGAAACCTCCAGAAAGGAGAAATAGgtcaccatcaccaccaccagcatATGATGCTCGAGGCAAGCGTATAAATACCAGAGAACAGCGTTATGCAAAAAAATTAGAGGAGGAGAGACACAGGCTAGTGGAAGTTGCATTGAGACTTATCCCCCATTTTGTGGCCCCCGAAGACTATAAGAGACctacaaaatttcaagacaAATACTATATTCCAGTGAATGACTATCCAAGCATAAACTTTGTGGGATTACTATTAGGTCCTCGTGGTAACACATTGAGGAAGCTACAAGAAAATTCTGGTTGTAAAATAGCCATTAGAGGACGGGGTTCAGTGAAAGAGGGTAAAAATGCTTACGATTTACCCAAAGGTGCGATGAATTTCTCCGATCCATTACACTGCCTAGTGATTGCTGATAGTGAGGATAAGATCCAGCAGGGTATTAAGCTTTGTGAAGGAGTTGTAATTAAAGCTGTTACTTCTCCTGAAGGTCAAAacgatttgaaaagaggtCAATTAAGAGAACTGGCAGAATTAAACGGTATCTTGAGGGAGGATAATAGGCCGTGCCCCATCTGTGGTCTACAGGGACATAAAAGATATGAATGCCCTAATATGGAGACATTTGCTCAAAAGGTTATTTGTAGGAGATGTGGCCAACCAGGTCATGTTACCATTGATTGTACCGCACAGCTACCACCTCACGGAGATTCGAGACAAAGCCGTTACGACAGTTTTCGAGATAGTTCTCGTCAAGCTCCAAGGTTCAACACCACATATGATAGTCCTACAACCTCATATCGATCCAGGTATAGTAGGAGAGGCCAAGAACCTTCACAACCAGCACCCGACTACGGAACACCTTTGAATGTACCACCTGGTTTAGAACCGAACAGCAGTGTTCTTGCTGTGCCAGGAATGTTATCAACTCCAGAAGACTCTTTAACGCCCGCACCCGTGGAATCGGCAAGTGGTTCCTCAGAACAATCAAAACTAATAGATAACGGTACAAACAAGGCTCCTGGTTTATCGGCTGTACCAGGGATGGATGCTCCTCTAGCGGGGTTAAGTGGCCCGCCAGGATTGCCGGTTAGTGATAAACCTCCTGGGTTAGATATACAAGGTCCACCTGGTGTGGATTTCCAGGCTCCCGGTACGGGTGATTTACAAGGTCCGCCCGGTGCAGAATATCAACCCCCAGGTGGCGGCGGTCTACAAGGTCCACCTGGTTCGGAACTACAACCCCCGGGAGATTTAGAAGGACCTCCAGGTTTAGAATCTCAAATCTCACCAAGTTCCTACGGTTTCAATGAAGCTCAACCAGAAGAAGGAGGCCTCAGCGGTCCTCCAGGTATGTGA
- the CFT2 gene encoding cleavage polyadenylation factor subunit CFT2 (similar to uniprot|Q12102 Saccharomyces cerevisiae YLR115W) — protein MTYTFTCCDDGSGNTIGTIVRFDNVTILIDPGWFSSKVSYEDSVKYWSNLIPEVNIILLSQSSVDCLGAYTMLYHNFLPHFISRIQVYATLPVTNLGRVSTFDLYASRGLVGPYDTNQIDVDDVERAFEHIESLKYSQLVDLRSKFDGLTLVAYNSGVSPGGSIWCISTYLEKLIYARRWNHTRDTILNGASLLDGSGKPISTLLRPSAIITTFEKFGSPKPHARRMRCFKDSMKQALTSNGSILIPVEMGGNFLDILVSVHDFLYENSKNKLYSQVPVILVSYSRGRALTYAKSMLEWLSSSAIKTWESRDNRTPFDLGRRFHVATPEELTNYSGSKICFVSQVDSLVDEVIKHLCQLERATILLPGFTQGYPSALATMYKKWEQASKQQNLEEGKPVSYSGHITLKNIKLDPLVNKELEHYLEQVTERRDSRQELTATLIREAKKTNSIETFAGGAANGQPGALGLGGIGEGDFDDEEEEDNLIGMLRDGTTAPTGKQAVEIPTDIYIQEGTPAKHRMFPFQPPRIKRDDYGSIIDFSMLIPSDDDSSKTKRPSSEEIEEEKDPYDLMDPRRVSVKRSRKDDTKNNPSKNDENWDSIEYLDAVKNPVKRTESSSKVNVKCMVTFINLDSLVDQRSATVIWPALKPKKILLLGPAEAQIESAMLTLRKRDIELTAMPLNKDIQFDTTIKSLDISVDPELDQLLKWQSISDGYTVAHVIGKLVKEKPQAGKSQQQAQEQKQQLHRTRLVLEPLKTTSRHHHKSGSLSIGDVRLAELKRVLTAQRHRAEFKGEGTLVVDGQVAVRKINDGETVVDGAPSELFYLVRKSITDMLAKI, from the coding sequence ATGACCTATACATTCACCTGTTGCGATGATGGCTCTGGGAATACCATAGGTACTATTGTCAGATTTGATAATGTAACCATTTTAATCGATCCCGGTTGGTTTAGTTCGAAGGTTAGTTATGAAGATTCTGTTAAGTATTGGTCCAATTTGATACCAGAGGTGAATATTATACTATTATCACAGTCTTCTGTTGACTGCCTGGGGGCCTATACCATGCTCTATCACAATTTCTTACctcattttatttcaaGAATTCAAGTTTATGCAACGTTACCGGTGACGAATCTTGGTAGAGTCTCTACATTCGATCTGTATGCATCCAGAGGGCTAGTGGGGCCCTATGACACTAACCAAATTGATGTGGATGATGTCGAGAGGGCGTTCGAGCATATAGAGTCTCTGAAGTACTCACAACTGGTAGATCTGcgatcaaaatttgatggATTGACCCTGGTGGCATATAACTCTGGTGTTTCTCCTGGTGGATCTATATGGTGCATATCTACTTACTTGGAGAAACTGATATATGCTCGTCGCTGGAACCATACCAGAGATACAATTTTAAACGGTGCATCTTTGCTAGATGGATCAGGTAAACCAATTTCCACACTTTTAAGACCATCAGCTATTATTACAACCtttgagaaatttggaTCTCCAAAACCTCATGCTAGGAGAATGAGATGTTTTAAAGATTCTATGAAACAGGCATTGACATCTAACGGTTCTATTTTGATTCCTGTTGAAATGGGTGGAAACTTTCTAGATATTTTGGTTTCTGTACACGATTTCCTATATGAGAATTCCAAGAACAAATTATACAGTCAGGTCCCCGTAATCCTAGTGTCTTACTCTAGAGGTAGAGCCCTTACTTATGCCAAATCCATGCTCGAATGGTTATCGTCCTCTGCAATAAAAACTTGGGAATCTAGAGACAACAGAACACCTTTTGATTTAGGTCGTCGATTCCATGTAGCAACACCAGAGGAGTTAACCAATTACTCAGGTTCCAAAATTTGCTTTGTATCTCAGGTGGACTCTCTTGTAGACGAAGTTATCAAACATCTATGTCAATTGGAGAGAGCGACTATTCTTTTACCAGGGTTCACTCAAGGTTACCCATCTGCACTCGCTACCATGTACAAGAAATGGGAACAGGCTTCCAAGCAACAGAATTTAGAAGAGGGAAAACCAGTTTCATATTCTGGTCACATAACTTTAAAAAACATTAAATTAGACCCATTGGTGAATAAAGAGTTGGAACATTACCTGGAACAAGTCACTGAACGTAGGGATAGCAGACAAGAATTAACCGCTACACTGATACGCGAAGCCAAGAAGACAAATTccattgaaacttttgCAGGTGGGGCAGCTAATGGTCAACCAGGAGCCCTTGGCCTTGGCGGCATAGGTGAAGGTGATTTTGacgatgaggaagaagaggacAATTTGATTGGTATGTTGAGAGATGGAACTACGGCGCCAACGGGGAAGCAAGCTGTAGAGATTCCTACAGATATTTACATTCAAGAAGGTACACCTGCCAAGCACAGGATGTTCCCCTTCCAACCACCAAGGATTAAAAGAGACGATTACGGTAGCATTATAGATTTTAGCATGCTCATTCCCAGCGATGACGACAGCAGTAAAACAAAGAGACCTTCGTCGGAGGaaatagaagaagagaaagacCCTTACGATTTGATGGACCCACGCAGAGTTAGTGTAAAGAGATCTCGTAAGGATGATACTAAGAACAACCCTTCCaaaaatgatgagaatTGGGACAGTatagaatatttggatgcCGTGAAAAATCCCGTTAAGCGTACGGAATCATCCTCTAAGGTGAATGTGAAATGTATGGTtactttcatcaatttggaCAGTTTAGTAGATCAGAGATCTGCGACTGTGATTTGGCCAGCACTAAAGCCCAAGAAAATTTTACTATTAGGACCAGCAGAGGCTCAAATAGAGTCAGCCATGCTGACCCTGCGTAAAAGAGACATTGAATTGACTGCCATGCCATTGAATAAGGACATCCAATTCGATACGACGATTAAATCTCTAGACATATCAGTTGATCCCGAATTAGATCAACTTCTCAAGTGGCAAAGCATTAGTGATGGGTACACAGTGGCTCATGTTATCGGTAAATTGGTTAAGGAAAAACCCCAGGCGGGCAAGTCTCAGCAGCAGGCTCAAGAACAGAAACAACAGTTGCACAGGACCAGATTGGTGTTAGAGCCACTAAAGACAACATCGAGACATCATCATAAAAGTGGATCTTTGTCCATCGGAGATGTAAGACTGGCCGAACTAAAGAGAGTCCTGACAGCACAACGTCATAGAGCAGAATTTAAAGGTGAAGGTACCTTGGTGGTAGATGGACAAGTAGCAGTGCGCAAGATCAACGATGGTGAGACAGTTGTGGACGGTGCACCATCAGAACTATTTTACCTAGTGAGAAAATCAATCACAGATATGCTGGCAAAAATATAA